The proteins below come from a single Pleuronectes platessa chromosome 3, fPlePla1.1, whole genome shotgun sequence genomic window:
- the LOC128436794 gene encoding beta-2-glycoprotein 1 produces the protein MEFMLTLFLLCPFVIFTTTASDVCSRPDLPVNVEVDGLQRFYNPGDELVLSCIQGYTPILGPRTIVCSARGTWTKTRLMCKPKQCPYPDLLSNGELYYEDTVFQSTINYTCHEGHILSGASSAVCQASGTWSSAVPECKPVTCDLAPIPQFGMIIYDKMISGNSTEYGVTGTYSCLPPYVLFGSARAECTASGTWTKTPECRVVSCPPPETIDKGYMSNSDQRPFDFMETVKYGCDGDYALEGSMQIVCQQNGGWSEKPSCKAPCSVGISRGRILFGGQKLWIKDLPSKRVLHKEIVSLYCKNKARGCGYPVPTQCIDGKLIIPECFEEPSAIDYNLHSGSLPSEIEQC, from the exons ATGGAATTCATGTTGACTTTGTTTCTGCTCTGTCCATTTGTGATTTTTACCACCACAGCATCAGATG TGTGTTCAAGGCCTGATCTGCCTGTCAACGTTGAGGTGGATGGGCTCCAGAGGTTCTACAACCCCGGGGATGAGTTGGTGTTGTCCTGCATACAGGGATACACCCCCATACTCGGCCCTCGGACCATTGTTTGCTCTGCGAGGGGAACATGGACCAAAACCAGACTAATGTGCAAAC cAAAACAGTGTCCTTATCCCGATCTGTTGTCTAATGGAGAATTGTATTATGAGGATACAGTGTTCCAGAGCACCATCAACTACACGTGTCATGAAGG ACACATACTGAGCGGAGCAAGCTCTGCTGTGTGCCAAGCAAGTGGAACATGGAGCTCAGCAGTCCCAGAGTGCAAGC CTGTGACCTGTGATCTCGCTCCGATCCCCCAGTTTGGGATGATCATTTATGACAAGATGATAAGCGGGAACTCCACTGAATACGGCGTCACTGGGACATACAGCTGCCTGCCTCCGTATGTGCTCTTTGGCAGCGCGAGAGCCGAGTGCACCGCCAGCGGCACCTGGACTAAAACACCTGAATGTCGAG TTGTGAGTTGCCCTCCACCAGAGACCATTGACAAAGGCTACATGTCGAACAGTGACCAGAGACCCTTCGACTTCATGGAAACAGTCAAATATGGCTGCGACGGGGACTATGCACTGGAAGGAAGCATGCAGATAGTTTGTCAGCAAAATGGGGGGTGGTCAGAAAAGCCGTCCTGCAAAG CTCCTTGCAGCGTTGGCATAAGCAGAGGAAGGATATTATTCGGAGGACAAAAACTCTGGATCAAGGACTTGCCTTCAAAAAGAGTCTTACATAAAGAAATCGTCTCACTCTACTGCAAGAACAAGGCAAGGGGGTGTGGTTATCCAGTGCCAACGCAGTGCATCGACGGAAAACTCATTATACCTGAGTGCTTTGAAG AGCCCAGCGCTATTGATTATAACCTTCATTCAGGTTCCCTTCCATCAGAAATCGAACAGTGCtga